Genomic window (Pseudomonas hydrolytica):
ACAGGCGCACGCCACTTTCGCCGCCACGCCGCTGGTTCGCCGGCTCGACCCAGCTTCCCGGGCTGTTCCACCAGCGATCGAACTCGGTTGTGAGCATGGGCTGTTCCATATCGATCAGTGCGCCCACGGCTCAGCTCCGCTTACGCAGCACGTAGGTGCGCCACATGGCGTAGCCAGGCAGGAAATCGAGGTGGTCGATCACGCGGAAACCGGCCTGCCAGAATTCACGCTCGATCTCCGAGCGGGCAACGACGAAGCGGTTCTGGTTCTCCGATGCCCTTCCCTGGGCGGCGCGGCGGGCCTCCAGACGGCGGCGCTTCCAGGCCTTGTAGTTGCCATCGACCCACAGCGAGACGATGACCGTATCGCGGCTGACGCGGTGGAACTCGCGCAGGATGGCCATGCGATGCTCGGCCGATTCGATGTGGTGCAGCAGGCGGATACAGAAGATGCAGTCCACCGCGTTGGCTCCCAGGTCGATGGCGAATGCCGAGGTCTGGAAGGTGTTGACCCGGTCAACCACTTCGCGCGGCTGGGCGGCACGGGCGATGGCCAGCATGTCGGCGGAATTGTCGGCGGCGAAGATCACCCGGTTGGGCTGCTCACACAGCATCGGCCAGAACCGGCCGGCACCGCAGGGCAAATCCAACACCAGGTTGGGCTGGTCGGCTAGCTTCAAGGCGCGGCGCGCCACCTGCACGTCACGCCAGTGCGACAGGCGTCGAGCCAGGCCGTCCTGATGCTTGTGCAGGTACTGCTGAGCATGTTCCCGGTCGTACTTGCGGGAGAAGTCGAGTTCGATGGGGCTTGTCTTGGGCATGGCGAACGTCCGGAAGAAGGTACGTTCGCCACCTTAGAGAGCCGAGCATCAAGGCCACGTCAAAGGGATGTGAAAATTTCGTCAAGCGGCCTCGTTCAGCGACACGCTGAAACAGCTACCACCGCCATCCTGGTCGCGTACCGCGATGACCCATCCTTGCCTGGCGCAGATGCGCTTGACCAGAGACAGACCCAGCCCCAGTCCTTCGCCACGGGCCTGGGAGCCACGAACGAAAGGCTGGAAAATATGCTCGTGCTGATCGGCGGGAATGCCCATACCGCTGTCTTCCACGCGAAAACCACCTGGCTCCAGCACCAGGCATACCGCCCCCTGCTCGGTGTAATGCAGCGCATTGCGCAGCAGGTTGGCCATCACCGTACTCAAGAAGGTCGGATTGTAGAGACCTGCGTCCTGCCCCTCCACACGGTACTGGAAGCCCAGCCCCTTTTCATCGAACAAGGGCTTCCAACGGTTGACTTGCTCGTCTGCTATCGAAACCAGACTGCGGCTGTCGACGAACGCGCTTTGATTCTTGTCCCTGGCCAACTGCAGAAAGGTCTGCACCAGACCGCGCATTTCCTCGCAGGCCCGGCCGATGCGCGCCAGCTGTTCCCTTTCGCGCTGGCCGAGCGGTGCCTCGTGGAGCAACTCGCAGGAAGTGGCGATGACCATCAGCGGTGTGCGCAGCTCATGGCTGACGTCGCTGGTGAACAGGCGCTCGCGCTCCAGTGACTGGTGCAACCGGCCTAGGGCGCTGTCGAAAGCCGCTGCCAACTGGCCGATCTCGTCGTTGGGGTAGCCCGGTGCCAACGGCGGCGCCAGTGGGTGCAACTGATCACGATGGCGAACCTGCTGCGCCAGGCGACTGAGTGGCGCCATGACCTTGCGCGCCATGATCAGCCCCAACACCCAGGAAATGATCACGGTCAATATGAAGCCTGCCAGCACCACATCGAACAGGGCCTGCTCATGCCGCTCGAATTCGCTCTGATCCTGTACCAGCATGTAGGTCTGGCCGTCGATCTCCTTCACGTAGGCGTAGAAGGCCTCGTCGCCGGCCTCGATCTCGGTGAAGCCTTCGCCCAGCCCGGCATAGCGCTCGGGAATCGCATACTCGGCAAGATCGGAGGCGAAGAACTGCGTCGAGGCGTCCAGTCGCGGCGGGCGGCCCTGCTTGAGGTCCTCATCCAGAACCTGCTGCAGCTCGCGCCCCAATTCTTCGGAAACCAGATACTCCTCGATGAAGTGCACGACCACCACGATGCCGCGGGAAAACAGGCCGCTGACCACCACGGTCATCAGCACGAAGGCGATGATGATGCGCCGCTCGAAAGGCTGTTTAGAAAGCATCCGGGACCTCCGCCAAGCGATAACCCACGCCGTGGATGGTATGCAGCAAGGGCGTGCCGAACGGTTTGTCGAGCACCTGGCGCAATTGATAGATATGGCTGCGCAGGCTTTCACTGTTCGGGCAGTCATCGCCCCACAGGGCCTCCTCCAGCGCCTCGCGACGCACCACCGCAGGGCTTTTCTGCATCAGGATCGCCAGCAGCTTGAGGCCCAGCGGATTGAGCTTGAGTGGCTGTCCGGCGCGACTGACATGCAGGGTGTCCAGATCATAGGACAGGTCGCCGACCTGCAACTGGCGTTTACGGCTGCCGCGGCTGCGACGCAGGATCGCCTCGATGCGTGCCACCAGTTCGGACAGGGCGAAGGGCTTGATCAGGTAGTCGTCGGCGCCGGCGTTGAGACCCTGCAGGCGATCGTCCAGGCTATCGCGAGCCGTGAGCATGAGGATCGGCACCTCGTTGCGCCCCTCCTCACGCAGACGCTTGCACACCTGATAGCCGTCGATGCCGGGCAGCATGATGTCCAGCACGATCAGGTCGTAGTGACCATTGCTCGCCAGGTGCAGACCGCTCAGGCCGTCCTGCGCGCAATCGACGCTGAAACCCTTGAGCTGGAGGTAGTCGAGCACGTTGGCGAGGATGTCGCGGTTGTCTTCGATGACCAGAATGCGCATTGGTGGATATTCCCGAGCTTGACGTTTTTTTCACAAGGTTTTGACGAGAGGCTCACAGTGCGTTGAGCAGACTGCGGCACGTTCATCCTCCAAGGATCATACGATGCCTCGGCTCCATTACGCGCAACTTCGTTATCTCTCGATCATCCTGCTGGCCTGGCTGGCGGTGTTCTTCCTCACGCGCAGCCTGCTGCTGATCAGCCACCTGGTCGATGCCGACGTGACAGTCTCGAACCTGCTAGGCCTGTACGCCGTCGGCCTGGTCTACGACCTGAGCTTCCTGCTCTACGCCGCCATCCCCCTGACGCTGTACCTGTCGCTCTGCCCGCGCTGGCTCTGGCAACGCCGCTGGCACCCACGGCTGCTGCTCGGCGTGGCGGCACTCAGCCTGTTCGTCATGCTGTTCATCGCGGTGGCGGAATGGCTGTTCTGGGACGAGTTCGGCGTGCGCTTCAACTTCATCGCCGTGGACTACCTGGTGTATTCCAAGGAGGTGGTGGACAACATCCTCGAGTCCTACCCCATCTATCCCTTGCTGGCGCTTCTGGCCATCCTCGCCATCGGCCTGACCATGGCTCTGTTGCGGCCCTTGCGTGCCGCGCTGGAAGCGCCACGCCTGCCACCGCTGCGCGCGACCTACGCATTGATCATGCTGGCACTGCTGGTCGGTCTGTGCGGTGGGCTAGTAGGACAGGACGCACCGCGTGGCCTGGGCGGCAACACCTACCAGCGCGAGCTGGCGAGCAACGGCCCCTACCAGTTCTTCGCCGCCTTCCGTAACAACGAGCTGGATTACCAGCAGTTCTACGCCACGCTGCCGGAGCCGGCGGTTGCCAGCCTGCTGCGCCAGGAGGTCACCGAGCCGAACGCCCGCTTTATCGGCAGCGATCCGCAGGACCTTCGCCGGGCGATCGACAACCCCGGGCAGCCGCGCAAGCTAAATCTGGTGCTGGTGACCATCGAGAGCCTGAGCGCCAAGTACCTGGGCAGCTTTGGCAATGGCCAGGGGCTGACCCCGAATCTTGACGCACTGCGTCCGCAGAGCCTGGCGTTCACCCGCTTCTACGCCACCGGCACGCGCACCGACCGGGGACTGGAGGCCATCACCCTGTCCATTCCACCGACGCCGGGACGCTCCATCGTCAAGCGCATCGGCCGCGAGAGCGGCTACGCCAGCCTGGGCCAGCAACTCGGCGCCCAGGGCTACGACAGCGTGTTTCTCTACGGCGGGCGCGGTTATTTCGACAACATGAATGCCTTCTTCGGCGGCAATGGCTACCGCATCGTCGACCAGAGCAACGTGCCCGAGTCGGAGATGACCTTCCAGAACGCCTGGGGCATGGCCGACGAGGATCTTTACCGTCAGGCGCTGAAGGTGGCCGATGCCGACCATGTGGCCGGCAAGCCGTTCTTCCTGCAACTGATGACCACCTCCAACCACCGCCCCTACACCTACCCGGACGGGCGCATCGACATTCCCTCGGGCGAAGGCCGGGAAGGCGCGGTGAAGTACACCGACCATGCCATCGGCCAGTTCCTCGCCGCAGCGAAGGGCAAGCCCTGGTTCGCCAATACGCTGTTCGTCTTCGTCGCCGACCACACCGCAGGCAGCGCCGGCAAGGAAGACCTGCCGCTGGCCAACTACCACATCCCGCTGTTCATCTACGCCCCCGAGCACATCGAGCCCGGCGAGTTCCACGAGGTGGCCAGCCAGATCGACCTGGCGCCGACCCTGTTGGGGCTGCTGAACATGGACTACGTCTCCACCTTCTTCGGTCGCAACCTGCTGCGCGAGGATCGTGCTCCCGGCCGAGCCCTGGTCGGCAACTACCAGCACCTGGGTCTATTCGATGGCGACAGCCTGGCGATTCTCAGCCCACGCCAAGGCATGCGTCACCACGACGACGCCCTGTCGCTCAGCCGCGAGTCGCTGGTGGACAGCAACGACCCGCTGCTGCGCCGCGATATCGCCTACTACCAGGGCGCCAGCCATGCCTTCCGCAAGCGCTTGATCGCCTGGCACCCCGAAGACCAACCCGACCACCAGCTCAGCCAGCGCTGACTCATCCCGCCTGGAGTCCTCCCATGCCCCCTGTCGATAGCTCTCGCCCCCTCGACGACCGTCCCCGCCCGTTGAGCCACCTCCTGTCTTTCTGCCGCCTGTTGCTGGCGGCGCTGATCCTGCTGGCCGCCTTGCTGGCCTTGCCGATCAGCCTGGCCTGGAGTGCGGCCAGCTCCAGCATGCCGGCGACCAGCGCCGTGCGTCCCTTGGAATGGGCGCAGCCGCTGGACAAACGCATCAACCTGTACCGGATGGAGCCGAACCTCTATCGCAGTGCCTTGCCCGACAGCAATGCGCGGCCGCTGCTGGACGACCTGGGAATCGTCACGGTGATCAACTTCTACCAACGCAGCGACGCCAGTTGGCTGCCGGCCTCCGGTATGCAGCAGATCCACCTGCCGCTGCGTACGAACCGGATCGACGATGCCGACGTCATCGAGGTGCTACGCAGCATCCGCCAGGCACAGGGGCACGGCAATGTCCTGATCCACTGCAAGCACGGCCAGAACCGAACGGGTCTGATCGCCGCGCTCTACCGGGTCGTCTACCAGGGCTGGAGCAAGGAGCAGGCCCTGGCCGAGATGCGCAGTTTCGGCGGTGGACGCCGCCTGGAAGATGCCGAGCGCTACTTGCAGAGGGTCGATATCGGCGAGCTCAAGATCGCACTGGAAACGGGAGCATGCAGCACCAACCCCTGGGCGCTGTGCGAGATGAAGGCCTGGCTGGCCAAGGTCTTCTCCGTCCGCGCCACGTAGCGCTCCATACCGGCCCAGCGTTCGCCCCCGTCCCAACACATTCCCCAGGCTTTCGCCTGAGTTCCCGCACGTGCCCTCCCCATCCAGGGCATGCGCCTTCATTCATCCTGAGCTGAGTGGACGATGTTCAAGAGCCTGACCATACGCGCGGAAAACCTGGCCTTCCTGGCCAGCCTCCTGCTGCTTGCCCTCTACAATTTCCCGTTGTGGCGACACGTCGCCGCTATAGTCCCGGCGGACATCAGCGGCCTGGCCCTGCGCCTGACCTTCGGTGTGATGGTGTTGGCCATCTTCAACTTCGTACTGGTGCTGCTGTCCTTTCGCTGGGTCATCAAGCCAGTACTCATGGCACTGCTGCTGATCAGCTCCGGCGTCACCTACTTCATGAGCCAGTACGGCGTGATGATCGACGCCAACATGCTGCGCAATGTCGTGGAGACCGACCCCGGCGAAGTGCAGGGCCTGCTATCTCTCAAGCTGGCGCTGTGCATCCTGTTCCTGGGCATACTACCCTGCTGGCTGCTGTGGAAACTGCCGGTCAGGCACCAACCACTGCGTCGCGCGTTGCCTCGCAAAATGCTCATCGCATGCGCATCGCTGGCCGTGCTCGGCGGGACGGCACTGACCAACTACCAGGGGCTGGCGTCGCTGTTTCGCAACCATCACGAGCTGCGCCTGCTGGTGGTGCCCAGCAACTACCTGTATGCGTCCTTCGGCTACGCGCGCGAGCAACTCGCTGTGGCCAAGGAGCCATTGCGCCAGATCGGCACCGACGCCCGAAAAGCGCCAGCCTGGCAGGATCACCCGCGCAAATCGCTGACCGTACTGGTGATAGGCGAAAGCGCGCGAGCGGAGAACTTCGGCCTCCTCGGCTACGACCGCGACACCACGCCCCTGCTCAGGAAGCAGCCGGGCGTCATCGCCTTCGGCAACGTGCGCTCCTGCGGCACCGATACCGCCGTTTCCGTGCCCTGCATGTTCTCCAACATGACGCGCTCCAACTACGACGCCGCCCGAGCCCGCGGCCAGGAGGGCCTGCTGGATGTGCTCAAGCATGCCGGCCTGTCGGTGACCTGGCGCGACAACCAGTCCGGCTGCAAAGGCACCTGCGACCGTGTCACCCAGGAAAACCTCGACCGACAGAACGACCCCACCCTCTGCGGCAGCGGCGAATGCCATGATGAAATCCTGCTGCAGAACCTGCAGGCCTACATCGACCAGCTCGAAGACGATGCGGTCCTGGTTCTGCACCAGATGGGCAGCCACGGCCCGGAGTACGCGAAACGCTATCCCAAGCGCTTCGAGAAGTTCACCCCGGTATGCGCCAGCAATGCCCTGAACGACTGTAGCCGCGAGAGCATCGTCAACGCCTACGACAACACCCTGGTCTACACCGACTACCTACTGTCGAGCCTGATCGACCTCCTGCGCCAGAACCAGGACGAACTCGACAGCGCCATGCTCTACCTCTCCGACCATGGCGAGTCCCTTGGTGAATACAACCTCTTCCTGCATGGCACCCCCTACCTGCTGGCGCCAGCCCAGCAGAAGCACGTACCCATGCTCAGCTGGTTCTCCGAGGGCTATCGGCAGAGCTTCGCCGTGGATACCGGCTGCCTCGCCGCGGGGCGTGACAAGCCGCTCAGCCACGACAACTTCTTCCACTCGGTACTGGGACTCCTACAGATACGAACCGACGAATACCAGCCCGACCTGGATCTGTTCGCTACCTGCCGCACCCACGCCACAGTCGCCAGCCAGTAAGGATGCCAACCTTGGAACACCGTAACAGCACACTCGCCCCACGCGCCGCCTGGTGGCG
Coding sequences:
- a CDS encoding dual specificity protein phosphatase family protein, which codes for MPPVDSSRPLDDRPRPLSHLLSFCRLLLAALILLAALLALPISLAWSAASSSMPATSAVRPLEWAQPLDKRINLYRMEPNLYRSALPDSNARPLLDDLGIVTVINFYQRSDASWLPASGMQQIHLPLRTNRIDDADVIEVLRSIRQAQGHGNVLIHCKHGQNRTGLIAALYRVVYQGWSKEQALAEMRSFGGGRRLEDAERYLQRVDIGELKIALETGACSTNPWALCEMKAWLAKVFSVRAT
- a CDS encoding LTA synthase family protein, producing MPRLHYAQLRYLSIILLAWLAVFFLTRSLLLISHLVDADVTVSNLLGLYAVGLVYDLSFLLYAAIPLTLYLSLCPRWLWQRRWHPRLLLGVAALSLFVMLFIAVAEWLFWDEFGVRFNFIAVDYLVYSKEVVDNILESYPIYPLLALLAILAIGLTMALLRPLRAALEAPRLPPLRATYALIMLALLVGLCGGLVGQDAPRGLGGNTYQRELASNGPYQFFAAFRNNELDYQQFYATLPEPAVASLLRQEVTEPNARFIGSDPQDLRRAIDNPGQPRKLNLVLVTIESLSAKYLGSFGNGQGLTPNLDALRPQSLAFTRFYATGTRTDRGLEAITLSIPPTPGRSIVKRIGRESGYASLGQQLGAQGYDSVFLYGGRGYFDNMNAFFGGNGYRIVDQSNVPESEMTFQNAWGMADEDLYRQALKVADADHVAGKPFFLQLMTTSNHRPYTYPDGRIDIPSGEGREGAVKYTDHAIGQFLAAAKGKPWFANTLFVFVADHTAGSAGKEDLPLANYHIPLFIYAPEHIEPGEFHEVASQIDLAPTLLGLLNMDYVSTFFGRNLLREDRAPGRALVGNYQHLGLFDGDSLAILSPRQGMRHHDDALSLSRESLVDSNDPLLRRDIAYYQGASHAFRKRLIAWHPEDQPDHQLSQR
- a CDS encoding sensor histidine kinase, producing the protein MLSKQPFERRIIIAFVLMTVVVSGLFSRGIVVVVHFIEEYLVSEELGRELQQVLDEDLKQGRPPRLDASTQFFASDLAEYAIPERYAGLGEGFTEIEAGDEAFYAYVKEIDGQTYMLVQDQSEFERHEQALFDVVLAGFILTVIISWVLGLIMARKVMAPLSRLAQQVRHRDQLHPLAPPLAPGYPNDEIGQLAAAFDSALGRLHQSLERERLFTSDVSHELRTPLMVIATSCELLHEAPLGQREREQLARIGRACEEMRGLVQTFLQLARDKNQSAFVDSRSLVSIADEQVNRWKPLFDEKGLGFQYRVEGQDAGLYNPTFLSTVMANLLRNALHYTEQGAVCLVLEPGGFRVEDSGMGIPADQHEHIFQPFVRGSQARGEGLGLGLSLVKRICARQGWVIAVRDQDGGGSCFSVSLNEAA
- a CDS encoding phosphoethanolamine transferase encodes the protein MFKSLTIRAENLAFLASLLLLALYNFPLWRHVAAIVPADISGLALRLTFGVMVLAIFNFVLVLLSFRWVIKPVLMALLLISSGVTYFMSQYGVMIDANMLRNVVETDPGEVQGLLSLKLALCILFLGILPCWLLWKLPVRHQPLRRALPRKMLIACASLAVLGGTALTNYQGLASLFRNHHELRLLVVPSNYLYASFGYAREQLAVAKEPLRQIGTDARKAPAWQDHPRKSLTVLVIGESARAENFGLLGYDRDTTPLLRKQPGVIAFGNVRSCGTDTAVSVPCMFSNMTRSNYDAARARGQEGLLDVLKHAGLSVTWRDNQSGCKGTCDRVTQENLDRQNDPTLCGSGECHDEILLQNLQAYIDQLEDDAVLVLHQMGSHGPEYAKRYPKRFEKFTPVCASNALNDCSRESIVNAYDNTLVYTDYLLSSLIDLLRQNQDELDSAMLYLSDHGESLGEYNLFLHGTPYLLAPAQQKHVPMLSWFSEGYRQSFAVDTGCLAAGRDKPLSHDNFFHSVLGLLQIRTDEYQPDLDLFATCRTHATVASQ
- a CDS encoding response regulator transcription factor: MRILVIEDNRDILANVLDYLQLKGFSVDCAQDGLSGLHLASNGHYDLIVLDIMLPGIDGYQVCKRLREEGRNEVPILMLTARDSLDDRLQGLNAGADDYLIKPFALSELVARIEAILRRSRGSRKRQLQVGDLSYDLDTLHVSRAGQPLKLNPLGLKLLAILMQKSPAVVRREALEEALWGDDCPNSESLRSHIYQLRQVLDKPFGTPLLHTIHGVGYRLAEVPDAF
- a CDS encoding class I SAM-dependent methyltransferase, translated to MPKTSPIELDFSRKYDREHAQQYLHKHQDGLARRLSHWRDVQVARRALKLADQPNLVLDLPCGAGRFWPMLCEQPNRVIFAADNSADMLAIARAAQPREVVDRVNTFQTSAFAIDLGANAVDCIFCIRLLHHIESAEHRMAILREFHRVSRDTVIVSLWVDGNYKAWKRRRLEARRAAQGRASENQNRFVVARSEIEREFWQAGFRVIDHLDFLPGYAMWRTYVLRKRS